One segment of Streptomyces sp. NBC_00576 DNA contains the following:
- a CDS encoding DUF2165 domain-containing protein, which yields MTSTGTPHPTRTAHPPHTALTLASTLLTATVALYIALVALGNITDFDSNQQFVRHVLAMDTTFKDDDLMWRAITSKGLQDTAYVAIIAWETLAALVLIAATWFWVRRDLEQARRISTYGLLMLMLLFGAGFIAIGGEWFAMWQSGDWNGLDAATRVFTLSGVVLLVIHLPTGAPRTAADES from the coding sequence ATGACCTCAACAGGTACCCCCCACCCCACCCGTACCGCCCACCCCCCACACACCGCGCTCACCCTCGCCTCGACCCTGCTGACGGCGACCGTCGCGCTCTACATAGCCCTCGTGGCACTCGGTAACATCACCGACTTCGACTCGAACCAGCAGTTCGTGCGTCATGTCCTCGCGATGGACACCACGTTCAAGGACGACGACCTGATGTGGAGAGCCATCACGTCGAAGGGCCTCCAGGACACGGCGTACGTGGCGATCATCGCGTGGGAGACGCTCGCCGCGCTCGTCCTCATCGCCGCCACGTGGTTCTGGGTCCGCCGCGACCTCGAACAGGCGCGGCGCATCTCGACGTACGGCCTGCTGATGCTGATGCTGCTCTTCGGCGCCGGTTTCATCGCGATCGGCGGCGAGTGGTTCGCCATGTGGCAGTCGGGCGACTGGAACGGGCTGGACGCGGCGACGCGGGTGTTCACGCTGAGCGGGGTCGTGCTGCTGGTGATCCACCTGCCCACGGGTGCGCCCCGAACGGCCGCCGACGAGTCGTAG
- a CDS encoding glycoside hydrolase family 43 protein — protein sequence MSARPQPSRRLFLGMAATTPLAMSGVMTLGAGTAHAADSAYVMCYFTESTSLGAGTDYGLHLAVSTDSLNWTPLNQNNPVVTPTAGALGLRDPFLMRKQDGTFVVLATDLKGTDWSYNSQYIHVWDSADLRTFTGYRRLKLHDMTTHSWAPEAFWDAGRGQYAVIYSAVNSSGHNVIMVNYTSDFVTASAPQVFFDPGYEVIDGDMAVGVNGYNYLFFKKNQTLVSARSTTLNPGSFTEYSAGVSHGGTEAPTVFKSLTSGNWYLWGDTYTPNGVFYAWQTSNLASGTWTALDQKTYTQPVNSKHCGITTITTTEYNNLLTKWGTPAWNRLKSYNFPARYVRHANYVARIDEYPFDLYTDSEWKLVPGLADSAGVSFQSVNYPTRYLRHYNYALQLDVNDGTSTFAGDATFYRTAGLADSSWASFRSYNNPTRYIRHSNYVLRIDPISTATEQQDATFRVGY from the coding sequence ATGAGCGCAAGACCCCAGCCGTCCCGCCGCCTCTTCCTCGGCATGGCCGCCACCACTCCTCTCGCCATGTCCGGCGTGATGACCCTCGGCGCCGGCACCGCCCACGCGGCCGACTCGGCGTACGTGATGTGCTACTTCACCGAGTCGACGAGCCTCGGCGCGGGCACCGACTACGGCCTCCACCTGGCCGTCAGCACCGACTCGCTGAACTGGACGCCGCTGAACCAGAACAATCCCGTGGTCACCCCCACCGCGGGCGCCCTCGGCCTGCGCGACCCGTTCCTCATGCGCAAGCAGGACGGCACGTTCGTCGTCCTCGCCACCGACCTCAAGGGCACGGACTGGTCGTACAACAGCCAGTACATCCACGTCTGGGACTCGGCCGACCTGCGCACCTTCACCGGCTACCGCCGCCTCAAACTCCACGACATGACCACGCACAGCTGGGCACCCGAGGCGTTCTGGGACGCGGGGCGGGGCCAGTACGCGGTGATCTACTCGGCGGTCAACTCCAGCGGCCACAACGTCATCATGGTCAACTACACCAGCGACTTCGTCACGGCGTCGGCCCCGCAGGTCTTCTTCGACCCCGGGTACGAAGTGATCGACGGGGACATGGCGGTGGGCGTCAACGGCTACAACTACCTGTTCTTCAAGAAGAACCAGACACTGGTCTCCGCGCGCTCCACCACCCTCAACCCGGGCAGCTTCACCGAGTACAGCGCGGGCGTGTCGCACGGCGGCACGGAAGCCCCGACGGTGTTCAAGTCGCTGACGTCGGGCAACTGGTACCTCTGGGGTGACACCTACACACCGAACGGCGTGTTCTACGCCTGGCAGACCAGCAACCTGGCCTCCGGCACCTGGACCGCGCTCGACCAGAAGACGTACACCCAGCCGGTCAACTCCAAGCACTGCGGCATCACGACGATCACGACAACCGAGTACAACAACCTGCTCACCAAGTGGGGCACCCCGGCCTGGAACCGCCTCAAGTCGTACAACTTCCCGGCCCGTTACGTCCGCCACGCCAACTACGTGGCCCGCATCGACGAGTACCCCTTCGACCTGTACACCGACTCGGAGTGGAAACTGGTCCCGGGCCTGGCCGACAGCGCGGGGGTCTCCTTCCAGTCGGTCAACTACCCGACGCGCTACCTCCGGCACTACAACTACGCGCTCCAACTCGACGTGAACGACGGCACGTCGACGTTCGCAGGCGACGCGACGTTCTATCGGACGGCTGGGCTGGCGGACAGTTCGTGGGCGTCGTTCCGGTCGTACAACAACCCGACGCGGTACATACGGCACTCGAACTACGTGCTGCGGATCGACCCGATCTCCACGGCTACGGAGCAGCAGGACGCTACGTTCCGGGTGGGGTACTGA